The Nocardia vinacea genome contains the following window.
GCAGATTGCGCTCTCCGCAGGCTATGACTCGCTACTGATACTCGTCCAACGCCAATTAGGCATCAACCGATACCTTGAAGGTATTCATCGGCGGGCGACGATCTCGACCCAGTTAGGGTCGCGGCCGACCTCGAGCCGCTGTCGTGGGGTGAGCGAGCCGGTCACCGGATCGATGGCGTAGCTGGTGACGGCATGAGATTTCTGGCCCGCGACCACGAGGAACCGCCCGCTCGGATCGATGGCGAATCCGCGCGGCTGGGTCTCGGTGGGTGTGTGTCCGAGCGGATCGAGCAGGCCGGTTGCCGGGTCGATACGAAATCCCGTGATCGTGCTCGAAGTCCGTTCGGCCACATTCGGAGAAAGACGATTCCGTCTGCGTATCGAGTGATGCGTTTTCGGTGGAGGTCAGAGCGGATTCGGTTTGCCGAGTGGCGTTTCCACGAAGGGGCCGCCGATAAGCCACGGGCCGGGTTCGCCGACGACCGGAATATCGATGGCGAACTGTTCGGCGTCGTCCTGGCTGCGGTAGCCGAGTTCTTCGGCCTCGCGCAGGGATACGACGGCACGGGTGTTGGCGGAGACGCCCCAGATCACCCGATAGCCGGGTCGCTCGGCGGCCAAGCAGGCTTCGAACAGTCGCGCACAATCATTGGGGGACAACCACATCGACAGTCCGCGTGCATCATGTGGACGCTCGAAACACGAGCCGATCCGAATACAGATCACATCCATGCCGAACCGGGAGTGGTAGAGACTGCCGAGCGCCTCGACGGCCACTTTGCTGACACCGTAAAAGGTATCGGGCCGGGGCGAAGCGTCGCCGGGAATCGGTTCATCGCCCACGGCGCGGAAGCCCACGGCATGATTACTCGAGGCGAGCACGATCCGCGGCACACCAGCCTGCCACGCCGCCTCCAAAACTGTATGCGTGCCATCGATATTGACGGCGAGCACGTTGTCCCAGCTGTCTTCTCGGCTGATCCCGCCGAGATGGATGATCGCATCCACATCCCGGCAGGCCCCTGCCATGGTGGCCGGATCGGTGAGCGATCCGGTGACGATCTCGACCCGCTCGCCCGCTGTCGGCGCGGGGAGTTCGGTCAGATCCAGTAGCCGCAGAATCCGATCGGGACGCTGTAGACGGGGCCGCATGAGCGTGCCGATACCACCGCCGGCCCCGGTAATGAGAATTCGGTGATCATTCATGCGGCATCGGTCTCGCTGTGCGTACCCACGCCGCCGACTGCCATCCCCCTGGTACAGCCGAAAATGTCGACAGAACTGCTGTTTTCGCACATTGTGTCCTCCTGTGTGCGAGCGGCAGTGTGGGGTAGGTCACTTCCGCTCGAACGTGTCAGAAGGGTATGGCGCTGAATTGATGCCTGTCCAAGACCGTTTCTGTATCGACCGATGCCGTAGCGGCATCGGTCGATCGCCCTACTTCGCCAGCGAGACGTCGCCGCCGCGCTCCAGCTTGGAATGCATCCGCGAGTATCCGAAGTACACGGCGAGCCCGATCACCAGCCACACCGCGAAGCGCAGCCAGGTCTCCCACGGCAGCGACCAGATCAGGTAGATCGAGAAGCCGATGCCGACCAGCGGCACCACCGGCATGAGCGGCAATTTGAACGCGCGCGGCTCATCGGGTCGAGTGCGGCGCAGCACCATCACCGCGACGGAGACCACGATGAAGGCCATCAGAATGCCGATATTCGTCAGCTCGGCGACCACGGTGATATCGAGCAGTCCGGCCATGGTCGCGGATCCGATGCCGACGATCCAGGTCACCCGGGTCGGCACCTTGCGGACCGGATGCGTCTTGGCGAACCATTCCGGCAGCAGCCCGTCGCGGCTCATCGCGAACCACACGCGGGTCACGCCGAGCATGAAGGTGAGCACCACGGTGATAATGCCGACGATGGCGCCGATCGCGATGATATTCGCGACGCCCGGCATGCCGACCGACTCGAAAGCGGTGGAGAAACCGCTGGTCGGGCTGATCTCGGTGTACTTCTGCATCCCGGTCAGTACCAGCGTGGCCAGCACATACAGCACCATCGCGATGGCCAGCGAGTAGATGATGGCCTTGGGCAGATGCTTCTTGCCGTCGACGGATTCCTCGGCGGCGGTGCTCATTGCGTCATAGCCGAAGACGGCGAAGAAGACCGTTGCCGCACCGGTCCACACCGCGCCCGCACCGAATGGGAAGTACGGGGTGTAGTTGGAGCTGTCGATGTGGAAGACGCCGAGCACGATGATCAGCACGACCAAGGCGACCTTGATGCCGACGGCGACCGTCTCGAAGCGGCCGACGCTCTTGATGCCGCGCGAGAGCAACCACGCGGTGCCCAGACAGAACAGCACCGCGAAGACATCGATCACGTGCCCCTCTCCGGTGCCGTGCGCGCCCATCATCCAATCGGGCAGCGTGATATCGACTTGTCCCAGTAGGAATTTGAAGTATCCGGAGACGCCGATCGCGACCACCGCCGCCACCGCGATGTATTCCAGCAGCAGATCCCAGCCGATGAACCAGCCCGCGATTTCGCCGAGGGAGACATAGCCGTAGGTGTAGGCGGATCCGGCCTTCGGCACCATCCCGGCGAATTCCGCGTAACACAGCGCCGCGCAGGCACTGGCGACACCGGCGATCAGGAACGAGATGAGTACCGCCGGGCCCGTGACGGAATGCGCGACCGAACCGGCCAGGGCGAAAATGCCCGCGCCGATGATGCCGCCGACGCCGATCGCCGTGAGCTGCCACAGTCCGAGTGACCGCTTCAGTTGCTCGTCCGCGGGCCCGGCCTCCTCCTCGATCTGCTCGAGAGGTTTGCGGCGCAACATCTGGCTGCGCAACTCCGCGAGGAACATGGGTCTTCCTTTCGTCCTCTGCGATACCCGACAGTGCAGTAACGCAGATCACAATCTGAGCAGCACTCAGCTAATCGGACCACAAACGCGCTGTGATCGGCGAGTTGGATAAATAAACTTCGGCGGCCTTGTCCGACTGCACAGACAAGGCCACCGAGCTGTGCATCAGCGCTGGCTGCCCGGTCGC
Protein-coding sequences here:
- a CDS encoding NAD(P)-dependent oxidoreductase → MNDHRILITGAGGGIGTLMRPRLQRPDRILRLLDLTELPAPTAGERVEIVTGSLTDPATMAGACRDVDAIIHLGGISREDSWDNVLAVNIDGTHTVLEAAWQAGVPRIVLASSNHAVGFRAVGDEPIPGDASPRPDTFYGVSKVAVEALGSLYHSRFGMDVICIRIGSCFERPHDARGLSMWLSPNDCARLFEACLAAERPGYRVIWGVSANTRAVVSLREAEELGYRSQDDAEQFAIDIPVVGEPGPWLIGGPFVETPLGKPNPL
- a CDS encoding amino acid permease, whose amino-acid sequence is MFLAELRSQMLRRKPLEQIEEEAGPADEQLKRSLGLWQLTAIGVGGIIGAGIFALAGSVAHSVTGPAVLISFLIAGVASACAALCYAEFAGMVPKAGSAYTYGYVSLGEIAGWFIGWDLLLEYIAVAAVVAIGVSGYFKFLLGQVDITLPDWMMGAHGTGEGHVIDVFAVLFCLGTAWLLSRGIKSVGRFETVAVGIKVALVVLIIVLGVFHIDSSNYTPYFPFGAGAVWTGAATVFFAVFGYDAMSTAAEESVDGKKHLPKAIIYSLAIAMVLYVLATLVLTGMQKYTEISPTSGFSTAFESVGMPGVANIIAIGAIVGIITVVLTFMLGVTRVWFAMSRDGLLPEWFAKTHPVRKVPTRVTWIVGIGSATMAGLLDITVVAELTNIGILMAFIVVSVAVMVLRRTRPDEPRAFKLPLMPVVPLVGIGFSIYLIWSLPWETWLRFAVWLVIGLAVYFGYSRMHSKLERGGDVSLAK
- a CDS encoding beta-propeller fold lactonase family protein; the encoded protein is MAERTSSTITGFRIDPATGLLDPLGHTPTETQPRGFAIDPSGRFLVVAGQKSHAVTSYAIDPVTGSLTPRQRLEVGRDPNWVEIVARR